From the genome of Nicotiana tabacum cultivar K326 chromosome 17, ASM71507v2, whole genome shotgun sequence:
CCGGGGTGGATCGGGTTCAACTCTGCTCGGTGCATGACTTTGGTtttgtaactgagctatcgccgtctgttgagcctgcagcatttcgaagatcacccaaAAACTGATCCCGTCTCCTCCAatgttttgtgtattttgagtTGCGGATCGGGCTTCACCACAGACGCTATTCTCGGGGTCGGTAGTCAGGTTTGTATCGAtagccacatgcgaattaacgtcAGTCGGATCCGCGACCGGAATTCCGATAGGATCAACAGGCGGTACCTTGTCATCGGGAGCTATGTTGTTATTTTAACCGTGATGACCGGACTCATTGTCAACATGTAggggtgctgattgagagttcaacattttgagttttaacttgcaattagagacacttcaaagaacaagtgtaaagtagtgtgtattatggagatttgtatcaaataaccactattatccttagccccatggtgggcgccaaactgtttacccttaaaatcggataacaattgaatttgtaagtgattttaatgaTATATGGACTAACTTGACATAAAACaataaattagattgcaattgaaataaataatggtAAAGTAAATGCAAACAGTCTTAGCCTTGGAATGTTAAGCACCCTCGAGCCAGGTACACTTCGATCGGTGTGAGGATATAGAAGAACAAAAgcttaaaaagaaataataatgatgtattgctttggaatgcgtgttacaatgtattCAATGAATTATCAGgccctcctttatatagtagatgagtcatactttaggtacaattctataaaaggtaaaaatccatTGATTTGCTGATCGTCGGTTCCTTACTGATACGCGCCGAGATTTTCGCCGCAACATCTGCTCGGTCACGGATATTGCGGTCTTCTGTTGGttatgctaacaatgtttcttAGAGCTCGTTCGGAGCTAGGGTCGACTCCGGGGTCTCAGACTCAATGTTCTCGAAGGCAGGTGTACTGACCCCGGGTTCTAGCCCAGTGTGACTCGGGGCCGATTTTCAGTCTTGCATTATCATGTTCCGAGCCGGTCCTTTCATGTCGTAGGTGAACTCGATCTTGACCGTATGCAATTTTGAAGGGGAAAATTGTTTAGCTGGAGGAATCTAGGAGGGGAAGTTGGTGCTTTGCATTGAGAATGCAGATATTACTCGGATAAATTAAAACCGATAGACACAAAAAAACAAATTTCCAAAGCATACTACTAAACAAATGCCATTACTAGTTTCCATAAATTTGATTGGAATTCAAAAACGTACATTGAATAGAAAGAAGGCAAAAAACAGGTTCTCCAAGCAGAAACATAAGGAGAATACAAACAAACATCCCCTAAAGACATAGGGTAAGTTGTATTAAAAGTGAAGATTTTAGTAGCCTTCGGGCTTGTAGGCGATGAAACTGATGCATTGCACTTGACGGACGTTGTCGAATCCAATGATTCTGATCCAGGCTTGTGGGTAAGCCTTCTTTGCCTCCTCGACCTCAGCCAAGACCTGAGTGGCATCAGTGCACCCGAACATGGGCAACTTCCACATGGTCCAGTACCTTCCATCGTAGTAACCTGGTGACTTGTTGTTCTCACGGTAGACGAATCCATGCTGCACATATCCACAAGATAAACAAAACATTAACATGAGATAATACTCCTCTTTCACTTAATCAACTATATATGTCTAATCCCAAACTAGTTAGGATTGAGTAATTCATGTTAGTTATGCTTGATAATAGTAGCAAGATTTAGAATAGATGTTTGACCTCAGTCTCGAATTCCAAGCAAGGAACCCATCCATTTTTCAAAAGGTATTCAACTTCCCTAAGCAATTGCTCCTCGCTCAAATCAGGAAGGTATGAGAGTGTCTCGTACTTCTTCTTGTTAATTGGTGGCCACACCTACATATATCCCACATAAATAATTTAAACAAGCTCCATAAACTTAGTGACATATACTGATAGTGCAAAAGTTCTTTATAGTACTATCAGTATATTGCAAGTTAAATCCATATAATATATACTACAAATTAAACCTGCATGCATTGAACTCTTCCACCATTGCTAGCAATGGAAGTAATGTCAAGATTTTGTTTCCTGGAAACTGGGAAAAAGGACGCGGATTTGAGGCCAGTGAAGGGTGCAACCATGCTGGCTTGAGCAGCATTGGCGCCGGTCGCAACAGCAGCTGCTGAGGACATAACTGAGGAAGCCATTTCTGAAAATAACTGCTTAGCTTGAAGCTATTGCGTCCCTTGACCTTTTCTTTCAGGAGGGTGAGTGCTCTGTAGCTCCCTGATATATATAGTGATAAGGCTTCATATAACTTCTCATCTAACGGATACAAATCAAGCAAACCTCATCTTAGTCTAATGGTATAACCATTGGATTATGTGGTTCTTGACATTTCAAAATTGATGGTCACATGAATTTTGGCCCCTGACATTACACTCGGTCCTTATCTCAAAGTTCCTAaaacttttttttcaatttataaTAACAATTGCTGCTATTCTTTAAACAACGGACAagtttcattttttataaataatatcAGAAGTTAGAAGGAAATCAAGTTTTCAACCCTTGtttctcctttttttattttagaaatgtatattttttactGCTTCCAAAAGTAATAGATGACAAAATGTATATCTTTTGTATATATGTGTATACGTACATATAACATACATATTTATATACTGTTTGACTAGCAAATACAATTAACTTCGGCCGACGggtcaattttatattttgttgttATGTTATTCTCGTTTAGTTCGGGCCGTGGAGTAATTTCTGCGGGCTGTGGCGAATCTTGCTGCATTTTAACTGCTCACTCTTTATAACGTAAAaactgtaaaaattgcacgggacctatacccatatttttaaaattctttaacctataccctaattttgacaacttcagaggcctcatcttcttcttcctgacctatgcgctcctttcttcctccttttcttttcctcttcttcttttctctctcaaacaCATGAGACTTTGTATAAGTATTATTGATTGGATCCGTAAAGTTTTTATTAAATCTTATCAACTACCATATTTTATGTTGAAGGACGAGTAAATAAAACTCTACAAGCTGGTTAAAGTAGGTGTGATTTGTGTCTCTCCCTGATCCATCCTTCTTAAACATACAATATCAACTGACTACTATATGTCCTCTCTTCCAAGTTACCTGCCACAAGAATGACACATGCATGTTAAATTTATTATACACAATAGTTACTCTCGCGATCTCTTGGAATTAGCTTCCCCCTTGCTTTATGATATCATCCGTAGGAAAAACGACAGAAAAGGACTGCAgaactaaaaaataaaagataggaaAAATAATTTCAGAACATTATCAAAAAAATCAGTTAAAACTTCAGCACAATTTGGCTTAAGTTATATTTTAAAGCCATCTAACTTCAAAGAAAGGCAGAACACAACTTCAGCTCTAAGACTACTGAAGTTTagcaaatataaaacaaaaacttcaactcctagaatgttgaagttcagcaaatacaaagCAAaatttcagctcctagaatgctgaaattcagcaattacaaaacaaaacttcaaaaaacttcagctcctagaatgctgaagttcagcaattacaaaataaaatttcagctcctagaatgctgaagttcagcaattacaaaataaaatttcagctcctagaatgctgaagttcagaaattacaaaacaaaaacttcagccaaaacATGATGTAGTTTTATTGAATTGAAGTTTGTCATTGCACTATAAACTGAaatttgcgtgattgcctttgtaAGTCAGGCCAAACTTTAGACAAAAATATATGAGGTTTTGCTTTGATAAAGCTATACTCAGGCAAAACATTctaaagttcaaacttcagacataaattTTTGCTACGTCAGGCCCGTATGTCTGAAGTTACCCGAAAAGTGGAtacgcttgtaattttttttacaaagcggATATAAGTTAAAATGTGAACCAAAAattgggtatagatgcaaatcctcCGTAAAAAATTGGTAAGATTTTGGGCCCCAATGTTTACGAATCGCCTCACACTTCACCTTAACTTAGAGCTGGTTTGGCTAAGAttcaaaaatcatttttttgtcaaaaatctttctaaaaaaatGTATTTTGCAGTTGAGAAGGCTTTTGTTAGTATTAACGCAGCAGTTTCTGTTAGAACATCTTTTCAAAAAGTGCCTTTATTAAACGTCAAGTTACGAAAAGGACACATACATAGTCACTTTGCAGTTTATATTATTTAAGAAGGAGCAAAAGTTTTACTTATTTTTtgttagatatatatatatatatatatatatatatatatgttatggaaaGGTTTAaatgtttttttcaattaaagtgataatttttgatagggattattttatttacagagtcgccacttggaattgattttttgggtgtttcAAGTCgcattttatttgaatccctaataaAAGAAAGagttgactctatttttattggtctgcgaaaataagagactgggtaaggaattctgttaaccgagGAGAAGGTGTGTGACActccccgaatcccgtggttctaaccacggtcgctttattgactacaacttggcttgaattaattctGGACAAACTatgatttatttgattttcatgttttacctatccgcTTTAATCCTtgattattaaaaatatttaaaaatattttgaacataaccacactacgcaagcgaatgcgtgattgagacaaaatttattaattttttcatAACAGAGCTACGCAAGCAAATCCGCAGTCATGACAAGGGATTATTAGCACGTTATTACATTTGGAAAAATTACTACATTTGTGCtttgagaaaattaattttaaaaattattagaTGTTACTACCGTGCTACGCAAAAAgattagaaattaattaaagctATTGGATATGGTATGAGATTATCGAGCTAATCCGTTAAATGTTAAATATCATACTACTCAAGCGAATCCGTGGATGAGAAAGTTAAAGCGTGCCTACTAGTTGCTTAgcatttaaattaaataaaatgattaagttattaaaaaatttatttgagtACAAAAGGAAATAAACTACTTATGGAATTTATTCGACTATGTgtcaaagtaaataaataaataaatggatcAGCTTATGTACTCGGTCATTATGAAGCGGGCCTAAAAAGATTAATTCATTAGGCCTATTAAATGTTTAAAAGAGATTTTAGCTCATAACACTGTCTAAATTTCCGCAACAACTCCACGAATCATTACTACTATTAGTCACGGAGTAATGAATATATTAAAATTCAACTAAAAGTTCTGGAATTTTTAGTCCAAATTTAAACGAAGATAAAAGAAACTAGTCTACTTCATTGCCTACTTATAATAACTAACATGATAATTTCAGTACTCATGCATTTACTTTTAACGAGCAGGAAGTAGAATAAGTACCAAAGAAACTGAAAGGAACTCGGGTATGCAATTCTTCTTCATTTGCAATCGAATAGAACAAAATTACAAGGTTGAAAGTTACCTAGATTGTAGAAATTTAGACGCAGCAGCAAGGTATatgtaatatggccaaattttcatgacatttgccatgacataatatccattataataaatttgtggatcatgatatttgccatgacataatatccattattaggccaaggatttcttgctataaatagaggagtttctcctcatttgcaaacacaccaattcaagagcttttcactcttgtctttatttatcttcctttatttcattatagagtattttgtaagagagtgagtgttggaaaatatttgtgtgaaccctttctttggagtaatattgtgaggttattctcttagggtatttgggattaattagagtatttactctaattttgtactctcttttgtactcttgttggtatagtgataTTGTtcatctccgcttgtggacgtaggtcaccttgaccgaaccacgttaaatttgtgtcttctttatattctttaattgccgttattatcaacttccattgtctttgttattgtcattatatcattgtttggctaaattccgcactatcCGGATTCCCGATCCTaataaattggtatcagagccagatctaaccaggttattttaaatagccaaaatgactctaacaaagtcttatgttgagaaatttgaccgaagtacAAATTTCGGAATGTGGCAactaaagatggaagctatcctaattcaggatggcttagatttggcactgcaaggaaaggagaagatgctggataaaatgacggacgaggagtttgccg
Proteins encoded in this window:
- the LOC142171652 gene encoding ribulose bisphosphate carboxylase small subunit, chloroplastic 2-like, with amino-acid sequence MASSVMSSAAAVATGANAAQASMVAPFTGLKSASFFPVSRKQNLDITSIASNGGRVQCMQVWPPINKKKYETLSYLPDLSEEQLLREVEYLLKNGWVPCLEFETEHGFVYRENNKSPGYYDGRYWTMWKLPMFGCTDATQVLAEVEEAKKAYPQAWIRIIGFDNVRQVQCISFIAYKPEGY